The sequence GAGGTCATCCGGCTGCTTTTGCAGGCAAGATTGGTAGATAAGAAGGAAGAGGTCCCCTGGGAGCCCAGTGAAGACTTGATTCCAAATGAAAGCAACAGGAAAAATGCCTAAGGGCAGGAATTGAGGGAACAGAGAGGACTCCCGATGTTTATAACAAACTACAGAAGAGAGGGTGGAGAGAGCAAAGAGCTAGCAGAGAGGGACAGAAGTTTACAAAGTGCTGAGTCTGATAAGGGCTGTGCAGGGAAGGCAGGAAATGGGGCTTGTGGTCAGGGTGGTGGGCTGGTGATGACAGTTGTTAATCTCGGCTTGAACGGCCTAGTTCCTTCACAGGCACCTTCTGTAGTCACGTCCGGGCTCGGCTTTTCTCTGTAGATTAACTGAGACCAGGCGGACCTCGTTGTCAGGCTGTCAGGGCAGCGGGTGGTGCCGGGCCTGTAGTCGGCTCCAGAcgcctccttttcctcttctcaggTTAAATGTCTCCATTGAATGTAAGCGTGTGTCTGGCCTGGAGCCGGCCACCGTGGATTGGGCCTTCGACCTGACCAAGACCAATATGCAGACCATGTAAGCACGCCCTCTCTGGCAGGGAGCCTGGTCCTCCTCTCCAGAGTCCCTGTCctgactgccccccaccccacccccatctcccagGTATGAGCAGAGCGAGTGGGGctggaaggacagagagaaacGTGAGGAAATGACGGATGACCGGGCCTGGTACCTCATCGCTTGGGAAAACAGTTCGGTTCCCGTAGCCTTTTCTCACTTCCGGTTTGACGTGGAGTGCGGGGATGAAGTCCTGTACTGGTAGGGGCCCTGGCCTGGGGGTGGGCGCGCGGGGAGGAGGCACCCCAGCCAGTGGCGAAGCCCAGCACGCCCATCTGGGTCTGTGGCAGGCCTCGCAGCCGCTCCACGCTCACTCTGCTTTCCTCCCCCAGCTACGAAGTGCAACTGGAGAGCAAGGTGCGGCGGAAAGGTCTGGGGAAGTTCCTCATACAGATCCTGCAGCTCATGGCCAACAGGTGAGGGCCGTCCGTGCACTGCTCAGTTGGAGATGCCTCTGAGGCATCCCCCGTGGGGGACAGGGCTCACGGGACTGTTCTGGAAGAAAGGTGTCTAGAACCCTCTCAGTAAGCTTCTCCCTGCCCTGCCATGACTCCAGATTTTGTACACTGGGCTCAAGGAGGCAAGCACCTCTGAGTGCCTGTTCTGCGCCTGAGTAATGGGGTGcagagaggagctggaggagaagcCAGTCAGGTGGGGGCCTGATCAGCCCTGTCACAGAGGGTGGCACCCAGTGCTGTGGGTGCCCAAGACAGGCTAGAGTCGGGCCTCAGGAATACTTCTTAGGAGCAAACGGGAGACAGCAGGCAGAGACACGAGAGAGCAAGCGGGATTTAGCAcctgtttctctttctggaaggttctctctgcttccttctcagcACACAGATGAAGAAAGTTATGTTAACGGTATTTAAGCACAATCATGGTGCCTACCAGTTCTTCAGAGAAGCGCTACAGTAAGGAGCTGGGCCCTGGTGTGGGACCCTCTGGGTGGTGGCAGCTGCCCCAGTGTCTTTTCCCCCATCCTGGACCCATTCGTCCTGACATTGAACTCTTGGTCCTGAGGTCCTTGGGGTTGGCAACTGAGGAGATGGTGTGGGAGCGCCTGTGGCTTGGTCCCCTGCCCTGCTCCTGAGCCCTGACTCCTGGGGAGGAAGGCAGTCAGCTGCCCATAGCCAACCCtttcctcctgcctgcctgcaggTTTGAAATCGACGACTCTTCCCCAAGCATGTCCGGTTGCTGTGGGGAGGACTGCTCCTATGAGATCCTGAGCCGGAGGACCAAGTTTGGGGACAGCCAGCACTCCCATTCGGGCGGGCACTGTGGTGGCTGCTGCCACTGAGCTCCCACGCTCTCTCCCAGGCCTGTTCGCTCCCCGGTTTCAAGCCGCTTGCCAGGTGCCCTCAGAGCTGTGGCCTCCTCAGCCCCAACCCTGGGGAGGAGTGGTCCGCGCCGCCCCTCCTGCTCTCTCCTAGAAGAGCAGGGTGctggagggagcagagaggagaggatgCCGCCGGAAGAGCCAGCGGAGGCCGGGGTGCGAGGCACATCCTCTCACggtggctgccttctcactcGGCTCTCGGCCCTGAGCGTGGGTTCTCTGACTTCCCTACAGCTGGATTCCTGACaagcccccctccccgccacacACACTGCTGGACAAATGGAGTGTTTATTCCCACCTTCATGAAAGTCCTGGAGCCCTGGGTCAGGGTCTGGCTGGTTCTCAGAGGAATGGGCTCAGTGTAAGATCTGGGCATAGAGAGAGTCTTCGGAGAGACTCCTGTTTCGTGGATGGGACGTTCCAGTGGAGACCTCAGGAAGGTCTTTTGTGCCATGACACAGGGAATCGAGGGAGCTCTTTCTGGCTGTGCCTTCGTGGATCCAGTTAGAGTGGAGTCGTCCCAGGGGACCAGCCGACTCTGGGAGAAAGGCTGCCCCCCTTTCTCCCCATTGCTGTCAGTGAGGGGCCGAGAGGACCAGGAGCAGGTGTGAATGGGGCCTGCCGCGGGGACTGTGGCTTCTCCGGGCTTTGGGACCTGGCTGCACCCTGAGCTTAACCTCTTGATCTCATGGCAGTGACTCGAGATTTTTACTCAGAGAAAAGAGCTGGAGCCCTGCCTGCTCTTCTCGTCACCTCTCACCCCACTCGATACCCCTGTTCTTACTCTCAAGGGGGAATAACATCAGGGAGCCCCTTGTCTTCCCCCAGAAGGCCCCTTGCTCCTGCCGTAGTTAGTGCCGTTTCCTCTCATATCTTGGTGCTGTTAGCTCTCTGAAGGTGGGTACCCCCCACCGCCACTGCCCCCTTTGGAGAGCCCCCAGCCAGCAGCAGCCCCTTCCTGCACTCCCCAGCCTGGCCAGACGCTGCTCTTCTCTCTGGTGTCACCTGCGGTGGGCGGGGAGGCGGGAGaagcttcctctcccctcctgggaTAGAGAGGGCGCAGGGTCAGAGCTTAGACTTGCCCTCATCCCCAGACCGTTATCCCCTTCCAGGGAAGAAAATGACCAAATCCTTATCCAGGAAGAAGCACCTACCGCCTCCCCTTGGACAACCTTGAGCTCTGCCTTAGGGAGCGTCTCAAAGGTTCTGCCTTTGTGAGGTGGTTCCGGAGGAGGTCTGTCAGTCCTTCCGACCTAGGTCTGCTCAcgccccaccctctgccctgaCTCAGGCTGCCTGTGCCGGCCGGCCGTCTCCCCAATCTCCCTGGAGctgttctcccctctcccccagggtCCCGCCTGTGTCGGCCTTTGCGCACAGCCTCTCCGCTGAGTGCTCCATGTTGCTCTTGACCTGCCAGCGGTGGACTTGGCACTCCCTTGGAGAGGGCCTTGCAGCTTTACACTGGAATAAGCCCACCTTTGCCCCTACCCTGCTGACTCCCAGGAGATTTTACCTAAGGGGGAGAGTTTTCATTGCTGGAAGGGCATTGGAGGGCTCCTTCCAAGAATCATGGAAGGACAGAATCATATTTAGGAAGAGCTTTTCCTCTGATCCCTGCTGTCTGTCAAAGGACAGagaatgataaatatttattgtcttagATCATGGATTTCTGATACCTCCCACTCAAGGGGACCAAAAGGGACCCCAGTGTAAATCCCACATAAAGGGAGTTAAGTGTGCGTGTCTCCCCTCACCGGACACCTGGCACCGAGCCCCATTGGTAGATGGACACTTGGTGTTGGGCCCTGCTTGTCCAGCCGCCTGTGCCACTTCCCAAGGGCTGCTGGGGGCTCTGGCTGGGTGGGGAAATGTTGCCTGAGACCCGCAGGTCACCCTGTTGTTGGTGTTGAGCCCACTCAGTTCTCAACCATCAGCCTCTCCATTTCCCCAAGGTCTTGGTTTTAAGAAACATAGCAGGCCTTTTGTACCaggctttttggtttgtttggggcgtgttaaaatattaattttgagatttgttttttagttgtaTCCACCCTATTTCAGGTTATTTTCATTGATGTCAGATGTGTATATGACATGTGAATGGTTCTTTTTAACCCTTCctggtgtgtttatttttttttttcttagaggaaACTTTGAAGATAAACtccttgatatatatatatatatatatatatagatatatatatatgtatataattttttttttctttggcaacTTGTTATCACTGGAATCAAAGGGAAGAAGTGATCTCTTTTTGCATTGGTTGTATTTGTATGTCACAAATAAAAGACACTTTGTTCAGCTGCTGGGACGGCTTCCTGCTGCTGGGGTGCCATCGGCAGCGTGGGCTCAGACCATCCCAGCGTTGGGCCTAAACCCTGGGGGGCACAAAGCTGTGACGCCCCACACCTCTTCCTGTGAAGGAAGCTTGGGGCTGAGAAAATCTCAGGGTGTCTGGGGTGAGGAGCCAGACGTGGGAACTGAGACCGAATGCATGTGTTTGTGCCACTTCCCAAAAGCCCTGGGTAGAGGTCAGAAGTCTTCTCCTGAGGGGCACCTGCTCTGCTGCTGGAGAGAGTCCCAGGCCAGGCGTTGTGACATAGGACATATGTGGGTAAAGGTAAATTCCAGAACACTTGTGTGGGAGTTGCACAGACGAGAGTGTTGgtgtttctttcctcccttttactTTATTGGGTTACTCAGGATATTCTGTGTCTCTTAAAAAGACTCCAGCCCCCTCTTCCCTCCACTCACAAAAGAGGAAGGCTCAAAGGAAGGGTAACTTGTGTCAGGCCTGACAGGGCAGGAAAGTTACGAGCTGGGGGAGGCTCTGGCCCCTCAAGTGTGACCGATGGAGCTGTGCGCTTCTCTCCCAGGCCCGTGCGTGGCCCGGGGGAGCCGGGAGTAGAGGCAGGAAGTGGGCCAGGAGCCAGGGCTCAGAGCGCTTCCTGTGGACACCGGAGGGGCCAGCCTCCTGTGCGTCTGCTTGGTGGCCACATCTGCTGGAAGGCGGAGGGGGCGGCCAGGATGGAGACCCAAGCCCTACTGAGTCTTCGAGCTCTGGTGGGGCAGTGATCTGGGGAAAGAGGAGCGGGGTTAACAGCTGTCTCGTGGGTGCCTGCATGTGGTGGCCTCAGCCCCGTGGGTGGGGACACAGCCAGGGCATGGTTTGTGCAGCTGCCTTACCTCGGAGGCGTGAAGAGAGGCCTCCCAGTCCGCCTCAGTTTCGGTCAGAGCCTGAGGTGGTCTGAAAGGGACTGCGTTTCCCCAGTGTGAGAAACCTGGTCACCAGACGTTTCTACTGCCAGGCTTTGAAAGTGGTCAGTTCAAACACAGCAGGTTTATTCtagtttttttctgcttttccctctCCAAGTGCAGCAGAGGTCGTTTCTCTGCCGTCCGAGGTCAAGGGTCCGGGACTGTAGGGGAGGCGCTGCAGAGGCGGCTGGGAGACTGGACAGCCCCGTGCAGGCGCCTTGTTACGTGGCCGCGGTGAGGAAGGAAACTGGCATTTGGTGATTCCCTGCTCTGCCAGCGACCACTCACACTTGATCTTCATGGTGCTGGGTGCCAGGGCAGGATCTGCATCCGCCTGCAGTGCCCTGGCACACGGTCGTGCCCCCGGACAGGACGTTGTTGACATCCAGGTCCTCGTGGATGTCGATGTCACCCTGCACGATGCAGCCGTGGGTTGTCTTGTTGGTCCTGGTGGGCTCCGTGCCTGGTCTTGAGGTCCTGTCTTCCCTCTCAGGGCCTGGCCAGTAGGGGCGCTTTCTCCTGAGAGAGGCCTGCCTTCTCTCCCATGCAGGGGGCTGCCCTGAAAGACGGGGACTGGAGTTGAGAAGGTCAATATCAAGGACTGTCCGCCCTGCGGGAGCAGAGACTCACCCACAGTGGAGGGCTGGAAGAGGGTCTTAGGACAGGGAAAGGGCCAGTGGTGATAACCTGCCTTCTCCAAGGGGGGGAGGAAGCAGCCACAGTCACCTCGTGCTCAAAGTCCAGGGCCACAGACCCCAGCTTTCCCTCCGTGTCCCCGCATGACGACCTGCCAGAGCCCTGGCTCCAAAGCCTGCGGCCCAGCTTAGCCCCTCTGACCCAGGTCCTCTGAATCCCATCCCTGCGCAGGGCGGGAGAGCAGCCCCCGCGGGGGCCCCGCTGCCACGTGCACATGCACGTGGTTTCTGCATTGCCTGGATCCTACCTGTGCAGAAGTGGACAAGGTGAACATGAAAGCCTGTCCTGGGGCTTTCGGGATCCCTGCTCTAAGAAGATGAACGTCTGCTACAGGCTGGCAGGGAAGGGCTGCCCTGTGCTCAGCACAGGCCACCCCAAGGTTGGAGGGAGGAGGCCCTGAAGGAAAGGGACCAGGTGAGAGGGCTTGGAGCCGCCGGCAGAATGGGATTGGGGGGTGCAGCCATGAGCCAAGGTGTGAGAGCCGACCTGAAGGTGTCTGCAGCTGCCCACAGGTGCCACCTGCCCTCCTCCGCACCAGGGCCCAGGAGAAGGTTGGTGCGCCAGGCCCCGTGCTGCTGGGTGGTCCTGGTCTGGCACAGGAGGGCGCTGTCGCGGGGAGTGGGCCAGGGGGTGTCTCAtccaccccagcccctcaccaGTGGTGACAAAGAAGTAGCCGCGCTCAGTGAGGGTCTTTATGAGGTCGTCAGTGAGGTCCCGGCCCTCCGGGCCCAGGCGCTGGGCGGCAAGGGGCGGCACACAGCCCTCGGATGGGGGTGCTGCCACCCCCGGGGTCCAGCATGTTGAGTGGGGGGTGCATTACACAGGGGCTTCAGgcggagctggggagggggcgccAGGAAGTGGCCTGTGCTCCTGGGGCAACCCGTGTCCCGAATGCTGGATACAAGGAACAGGAGGGGCGGGGACATGGCAGGAGGGGTGTGGGGACCAGGGATGGGGCTCTCAGGTGCAGGGCCTTAGGGCCCTCTGGGGGCCTGGCTGTGACATGGGGTGTGGAGAGCAATGAAAAGTTATGGGGGTCAGACATCAGGAGTCCGGAGGTGGAGAGGGGGCCCGGGGTTTGGAGTAGTGAGTCCAGGCTGGGGGCCCAGAAGTCAGAGGGCTCTGGACACGAGGTTACAGCACAGTAGGGGTGAGACTGGGGGCCTGGTCCTCACTGCTGCGGCCAGAGGCACATAGCCTCAGCACGGGCTTGGATGTCACCTATGTGGCAGGAAGGTTCAATGTCTTGAACGTGACCTGAGTGGTCCTCATCTTGCTGTTGGCCTTCGAGTTGAGTGGGGCCTCGATGAGCGGTGCCCAGTGCCCCTTCCAGGCCACACACAGCTTGTCGTAGAAGCTGTGGTGCAGATCTCCGTGTCGTCCTAGTTGGTGATGACGCCATGCTCCGTGGGGTACTTGAGCAAAAGAATGCTGCACTTGCTCTGGGCCCCTTGCCCACATACGCGTCCTGGTCCAAGCCCATCGTGACACCCTGGGGAGCTGAGGAAGGAGACCTTGGGTGTGCTTGGGGGGGGGGTCATCCAGCCCAGCAGCCCTCCCCTTCTGTGGGTCTCCAGTTTACCCATCTGTACTATGGAGTAGGGGCAGTGGCAGCTAGACTTGGAGACCTGACTGCCATGACTGTACAGGTGTGGGGGGCCTTCACCGAGCCAGCACCACAGTCACACCCGAGCTGGCTCGTCACACTTGGCCGCTGGCTGTGGGCTGCAGGCAGAAAGGGGTTAGCTACCACCTGGCTCCAGGCGggcatcccccccaccccagcccacagcCTCCTTGGGCCTTGGCAGCTGCACCTTTCCAGCCAGCTGCAGGATGCCTAGGCCAGGACAGCTGAGTCCCCCTGGGGAGGGCAGCACCCcggccctgccccctgccctcaccctcccATGTTGCTCCGCCCCCGACAGCTGTGTCCTGGCCTGCCCTGGATGTCTGGCTCCTGGTGACAGCTGTGCCCCAGGAAGAGCAGGTGCCCCTTTGGGACCCTGCTTCGTTCCTGTTCCACCCCCGCCCTGGGGGCTCTTTGCTCCTTGTTGAGGACAACCCAGACCAGGGCCGGCTCTTCCGAACACTTTCTCCCCTTTTTTGCGTGAAAGCccccatttttaatttctctgtgcgaCCCCTAGCAGTTATAGAACTACTATTGTGACTGGCAGTAACAGAGATACTACTTTGATAGCAACAGCAAGGGGAGGAGTTTCACAGCTGCATGTGAAAGCAGCATTTATGTCCCACTTTATAACAAGCGTCAGTTACATTTAATTGATGTAGTGGAAGGAGCATGGACTTTGGGGttcagacctggatttgaatcttggaGGATTCATTCAGCAGGTATGAACTGCATACCTGCTGTTTGCTGAGCACTGGGTATACATCGGCAAATAAAGCAGATGTGACCTCTCCTTCACCTCGTGGAGTGTACAGTCTggtgggagtggagggagagggTGGCCAGAAGACCTCTTTGAGAATCCTGTTCACGGGCTCTGTGACCCTGAAAGTTATCtaatctctctgggcctgtttcctcatcaaaGAATTAGGCAGGCATTCCTTGCCGAGTTATtgcaaagattaaaataaatcccctccctcttcttgaACCCTCCTCTTCGGACACTGGGCTCTTCCTGAGGCTCTACAGGGGCGTCCTGCTGCTACCCCCACCATAGGGAGACAGTCCCCACCGGCCTATAGGGAGGCAGCAGCTGCCCTCAGCGGCCTGGGAGGGGTCTCTTCACGCTATAGTCCCGGGGCTCAGTGCCCAGCACTCACTTGACGTGCCAGGAGGGGAGTTCAGGCCAGTGGGGAGACTGGAGACCCCTAGCTCTGGTTCAGACCAGCTCTGTGTCAGATGCTCTGTGAGGTAGCAAACTCCagaaggtgtgtgtgtttggggtggggggtcagGTCTGACCCCCTCCCTAGGTCTCACAGCTCCATATTTGGAGAGAGCAATGGTTGAGCCAGAGCCTTTAATGGATGGGGACCAAGCCAGGGGTGGGGTCACCTGGTGTTTCTCTAACCCATGTATGGCCAGTAGGTTCTGGGGGTCAGCCCTGGGATGGGgcacctgggatcttcccagtccataTACGACCATCAGGGACTGGGGGCCTGGACTGTGACACTGGTCTCAGGAGTAAGGACCAGACCCTCCACCTGTCCCCAAGGCTTGGGATCTATTCTTACTGCTCCAttcagggaaggggtgggggtggggggacagctTGGGCCCTTGGATCAGAGCCAGGACCCAGGCTGGGATCTCTAGGCCTCATGATGACGCAGGAGAGACTCCCAGCAATGCGAGCATAGTGGGCAGTCCTGGGGTAGGAGAATGAGGTCCCCATCCTTGCAGACAGCACAGCAGTTGCCAGGGTGTTAGAAGAGATCCCTGCCTCCCAGAGAGTCTGTCACCCACAGGGCAAACTTCCCTCCCTGGACCAGTGAGCCCTCTTCTCCATGCTtgcttattctctttttaaaataaatttacttattttatttgtttatttttggctgcgttgggtcttcgttgctgcgcgcgggctttctctagttgcggcgagcgggggccactcttcatcgtggtgctcggccttctcattgcagtggcttctcttgttgcggagcacgggctctaggcgcgtggtcttcagtagttgtggcttgcaggctctagagcgcaggcttagtagttgtggcgcaaaggcatgtgggatcctcctggaccagggctcgaacccgtgtcccctgcattgtcaggtggattcttaaccactgcgccaccagggaagtcccaatgcttGCTTATTCTAATGCCAGAGGAAATGCCCAAGGGACTGCCCTcatgatccagtggttaagactcccactgcagggggcgcaggttcgatccctagttggggcagtaagatcctgcatgctgcagggcgtggccaaaaaaaaaaaaaaagtgcccaaTGTGCAATATTGGAAAATGCAGCAGAAAAAGACCATTTTCCTGCCCTCATCTAGAGAGCACTACTGTTCACAACTTGTGTGTGTCCTTCCAAACTTTTATCTCTGCACATCTATTTCCCTAGggatgttttctttgttttagaaaaacaagATTCTATCACACATTatgttttccttgcttttttcttatctgttttaaaacttttttaactgaagtgtaacaggcatacagaaaagtgcacaagtCGTGAATGTCCAGCCACTCATGATGGAATTATCACCGGTGGATGCATTCTTCTAACCAGCCCCCAGAAGCCCCCTCATGCCTCTCCCGATCCTAtgccctccctcttcccccaggATCCCCACCACCTGACTCCCCGCCCACCACAATGGCTTAGTCCTGCCTGCAGTTGCACTTTAATATAAACAGGACCACACAGTCTGTGCTCTTGGACATCTGACCTCTTctgctcaacattatgtttgtgggAACCATCCATATTGCAGgtgtagtttgttcattttcactGCCGTATAGTGTTTCATTATATAAAGTACCACCTGGGTTCGCCGCTCTCTTGTTGATGGACTGTCCCTAGttttggggaggggtgggctgctgggggactggggagagagcagagacGTTGGTATTAATCCAGCTGCCTTATTTAACCTCTGcaagcctccttcctcctctctgacGGGAGTTCTGAAAGAAGTCACTTCACTGGGGCCACGAGGAAAGCCCTGGAACAGAGCACAGGGGTACCTGCTTGACATACATTCACTCTTTTTCCTCCAAACGCAGGCGGAGGAGAGGAACATGAGATTCCTCAAGAAAGGGCATCCCTTCCCAAAGCCTCTCCAGGGCTCTTGCCTGGCAGTGCTCTAATCTGGGCATTATTACTTTGTCCACCTTTCTGTGAGTACCCCCCTTCTCCCATGGGGCCAAGGCTTCTCCTCCAAAGCCCGTTTTCCGGGTCCCTTGCCGCCTCACCTCATCCCCATCCCCTTTAGCATCCTTTGATGCTATCGACCACAATATCAAAACTGGAACTGCTGGAACTTCTCCCTCTTGGCGGTAATTTTTGTGGTGGTTAAAAGCATGGGTTTTGGAGTGGATAGACCTGCCCTGGAATCCTGGCTAGGCAGCCttggagctgtgtgaccttgagcaggtcacCCAGTTCTCCAGGCTtatttcctcgtctgtaaaacatTTGAGATAATAACAGCATCTCCCTTGTGACATTGTTGTGAAGGTGGAGTGAGATTATATAGGTAAGGCCTGGCTCAGTGGCTGGcccctcaccc is a genomic window of Physeter macrocephalus isolate SW-GA chromosome 16, ASM283717v5, whole genome shotgun sequence containing:
- the NAA40 gene encoding N-alpha-acetyltransferase 40 isoform X1, whose translation is MGRKSSKAKEKKQKRLEERAAMDAVCAKVDAANRLGDPLEAFPVFKKYDRNGLNVSIECKRVSGLEPATVDWAFDLTKTNMQTMYEQSEWGWKDREKREEMTDDRAWYLIAWENSSVPVAFSHFRFDVECGDEVLYCYEVQLESKVRRKGLGKFLIQILQLMANSTQMKKVMLTVFKHNHGAYQFFREALQFEIDDSSPSMSGCCGEDCSYEILSRRTKFGDSQHSHSGGHCGGCCH
- the NAA40 gene encoding N-alpha-acetyltransferase 40 isoform X2; translated protein: MGLGDPLEAFPVFKKYDRNGLNVSIECKRVSGLEPATVDWAFDLTKTNMQTMYEQSEWGWKDREKREEMTDDRAWYLIAWENSSVPVAFSHFRFDVECGDEVLYCYEVQLESKVRRKGLGKFLIQILQLMANSTQMKKVMLTVFKHNHGAYQFFREALQFEIDDSSPSMSGCCGEDCSYEILSRRTKFGDSQHSHSGGHCGGCCH